A single genomic interval of Isorropodon fossajaponicum endosymbiont JTNG4 harbors:
- a CDS encoding response regulator, protein MKIYIIDDHALFRNGLIALLESKQISASAAASPEQGLAEIPSLSVDIILLDLRMPQMSGLEVLKTLKEKNITTPIVMLTTSTQEHDLRNCLKHGAQGYLLKDMDPDELVDALDEVVEGSIVVAQDMTHVLAKALRDELTDNEPSFNALTSREKEVACQVSSGYSNKVIARELGISDGTVKLHVKSILKKLSLSSRVEVAVMVTRKGYCK, encoded by the coding sequence ATGAAAATCTATATCATTGACGACCACGCTTTGTTTCGTAACGGACTCATTGCCTTATTAGAATCTAAACAAATTAGCGCCAGTGCCGCTGCTTCGCCAGAACAAGGTTTGGCAGAAATTCCTTCCTTGTCAGTGGATATTATTCTACTAGATTTACGTATGCCACAAATGTCTGGACTTGAAGTGTTAAAAACGCTCAAAGAAAAAAACATCACCACACCAATTGTGATGCTAACCACCAGCACCCAAGAACATGATTTACGTAATTGTCTTAAACATGGTGCCCAAGGTTACTTATTAAAGGATATGGATCCAGATGAGTTGGTTGATGCTTTAGATGAAGTTGTTGAAGGCTCAATTGTTGTTGCACAAGATATGACACACGTACTAGCAAAGGCTCTACGAGATGAATTAACCGATAATGAACCTTCGTTTAACGCCTTAACCAGCCGAGAAAAAGAAGTGGCCTGTCAAGTATCCAGCGGTTATAGTAATAAAGTCATTGCTAGGGAACTGGGCATCTCTGATGGCACAGTTAAACTTCATGTTAAATCAATTCTTAAAAAATTATCACTCAGCTCACGCGTTGAAGTGGCAGTCATGGTGACACGAAAAGGCTATTGCAAATAA
- a CDS encoding rhodanese-like domain-containing protein, whose translation MDGYQKLVAQALTTVGEVFPWDLEEEIKHNVDLILLDIREQDEFDMMHIKHSIHVPRGVLEGACVWNYDDTVPKLAQARGQNIVVICRLGNRSALAAFTMQQMGFTKMRSLKMGIKGWNDNDFEMVNVNHTIVDIDQADKWLNRTVSEDKLTPYKNNVN comes from the coding sequence ATGGATGGATATCAAAAACTAGTAGCACAGGCATTAACAACAGTAGGTGAAGTGTTTCCATGGGATTTGGAAGAAGAGATTAAGCACAACGTTGATTTAATATTACTAGATATTCGCGAGCAAGATGAATTTGACATGATGCACATTAAGCATTCAATTCATGTTCCTAGAGGCGTGCTTGAGGGCGCTTGTGTTTGGAATTATGATGACACTGTGCCCAAATTAGCACAAGCAAGAGGGCAAAATATTGTTGTAATTTGCCGCTTAGGCAATCGTAGCGCACTTGCAGCCTTTACTATGCAACAAATGGGCTTTACCAAAATGCGCTCATTAAAAATGGGTATCAAGGGCTGGAATGATAATGATTTTGAAATGGTGAATGTCAATCATACAATTGTTGATATTGACCAAGCCGATAAATGGCTTAATAGAACGGTTTCAGAAGATAAATTAACGCCTTATAAAAATAATGTTAATTAA